The Streptomyces sp. NBC_01275 genome has a segment encoding these proteins:
- a CDS encoding C40 family peptidase — protein sequence MKGLAAGIGVVFLSPILIAGTGMMLASSADAVQSSGSFSSCLSDIDSDKVTEQVTKILDGAFGKDVHVEGLDLPAEQVPNAQTIVAAGLSLDVPKKGQIIALATAMQESRLRNLAYGDRDSLGLFQQRPSQGWGSAEQIRDPTYASEQFYKHLLKVSGWQQMTVTQAAQAVQKSGLPDAYAQWEKLATALQGAIAKSFPGGGDADGKDTDQDKQSTTTGCAPGQDGSGFGRIPEGSVPKGYSIPKDADPKARKAIIWAMQQLGTLYQWGGSCTKSHGPDPMGRCDCSSLMQQAYAHAGITLTRTTYTQVNEGKAISPAHLKPGDLVFSRGTAARPEHVGMYMGEGLVIEAPRTTKPVRITPIKDWTILAARRVL from the coding sequence TTGAAGGGGCTCGCCGCCGGCATCGGCGTCGTCTTCCTCTCCCCGATCCTGATCGCCGGCACCGGCATGATGCTGGCCTCCTCGGCCGACGCCGTGCAGAGCAGCGGCTCCTTCAGCAGCTGCCTGAGCGACATCGACAGCGACAAGGTCACCGAACAGGTCACCAAGATCCTCGACGGCGCCTTCGGCAAGGACGTGCACGTCGAGGGCCTGGACCTGCCCGCCGAGCAGGTCCCCAACGCCCAGACGATCGTGGCCGCCGGCCTCTCCCTCGACGTCCCCAAGAAGGGACAGATCATCGCGCTCGCCACGGCGATGCAGGAGAGCCGACTGCGCAACCTCGCCTACGGCGACCGCGACTCCCTCGGCCTCTTCCAGCAGCGCCCTTCCCAGGGCTGGGGCAGCGCCGAGCAGATCCGCGACCCCACCTACGCGAGCGAGCAGTTCTACAAGCACTTGCTCAAAGTGAGCGGGTGGCAGCAGATGACCGTCACCCAGGCCGCCCAAGCCGTGCAGAAGTCCGGCCTGCCAGACGCCTACGCGCAGTGGGAGAAGCTCGCCACCGCGCTGCAGGGCGCCATCGCCAAGAGCTTCCCCGGCGGCGGTGACGCGGACGGCAAGGACACGGACCAGGACAAGCAGTCGACCACGACCGGCTGCGCGCCGGGCCAGGACGGTTCCGGGTTCGGCCGCATCCCCGAGGGGAGCGTCCCGAAGGGTTACTCGATCCCCAAGGACGCCGATCCGAAGGCGCGCAAGGCCATCATCTGGGCGATGCAGCAGCTCGGGACGCTCTACCAGTGGGGCGGCTCCTGCACGAAGTCGCATGGTCCTGACCCCATGGGCCGCTGCGACTGCAGCTCGCTGATGCAGCAGGCGTACGCCCACGCCGGAATCACGCTCACCCGCACGACGTACACGCAGGTCAACGAAGGCAAGGCGATCTCGCCCGCTCATCTCAAGCCCGGTGACCTGGTCTTCAGCCGCGGCACCGCCGCCCGGCCCGAGCACGTCGGCATGTACATGGGCGAGGGCCTCGTGATCGAGGCGCCGCGCACCACCAAGCCGGTCCGGATCACCCCGATCAAGGACTGGACGATTCTCGCCGCCCGCCGCGTCCTCTGA